One genomic window of Physeter macrocephalus isolate SW-GA unplaced genomic scaffold, ASM283717v5 random_764, whole genome shotgun sequence includes the following:
- the PAX4 gene encoding LOW QUALITY PROTEIN: paired box protein Pax-4 (The sequence of the model RefSeq protein was modified relative to this genomic sequence to represent the inferred CDS: deleted 1 base in 1 codon), with product MIKVNTNRGLQASLRMLQEAGREGQYMSGSTGPRVGVLRSQGACVRRALYLLRGGRQAQGISSVNQLGGLFVNGRPLPLDTRQQIVRLAVSGMRPCDISRSLKVSNGCVSKILGRYYRTGVLEPKGIGGSKPRLATPPVVARIAQLKGECPALFAWEIQRQLCAEGLCTQDKTPSVSSINRVLRAIQEDQRFPGAQLRLPAVLAPVPPTPPIGSEAPRGPHPGTVHRNRTIFSPGQAEALEKEFQRGQYPDSVARGKLAAATSLPEDTVRIWFSNRRAKWRRQEKLKGEMRFPGASRDLTVPSASPGTISAQQSPCSVSTAVLPALEPLAPSSYPRFWGTASDRCLSDTPPQACLKPCWGKNPGQPSSLDPLLLCQPCPSFLCPIASLGTHQVLLWPGSPLRGLG from the exons ATGATCAAGGTCAACACCAACAGAG GGCTCCAGGCTAGTCTGAGGATGCTGCAGGAGGCTGGAAGAGAAGGGCAGTACATGTCAGG GAGTACTGGCCCCCGCGTGGGTGTGCTCAGGAGCCAGGGGGCCTGCGTGAGACGGGCTCTGTACCTGCTTCGGGGTGGCAGGCAGGCGCAAG GGATCAGCAGTGTGAATCAGCTGGGGGGGCTCTTTGTGAATGGTCGGCCTCTGCCCCTGGATACCCGGCAGCAGATCGTGCGGCTGGCCGTCAGCGGGATGCGGCCCTGTGACATCTCACGGAGCCTTAAG GTATCTAACGGTTGTGTGAGCAAGATCCTAGGGCGTTACTACCGCACAGGTGTCTTGGAGCCCAAGGGGATTGGGGGAAGCAAGCCGCGCCTGGCCACACCACCTGTGGTGGCTCGAATCGCCCAGCTGAAGGGTGAGTGCCCGGCCCTCTTCGCCTGGGAGATCCAACGCCAGCTCTGTGCCGAAGGGCTTTGCACCCAGGACAAGACTCCCAGT GTCTCCTCCATCAACCGAGTCCTGCGGGCGATACAGGAGGACCAGAGATTCCCCGGGGCACAGCTCAGGTTGCCAG CTGTTTTGGCTCCAGTTCCTCCAACGCCTCCTATTGGCTCCGAGGCGCCCCGGGGTCCCCACCCAGGGACAGTCCACCGGAATCGGACGATCTTCTCCCCAGGCCAAGCTGAGGCGCTGGAGAAAG AGTTCCAGCGTGGGCAGTACCCTGACTCAGTGGCCCGTGGGAAGCTGGCTGCTGCCACCTCTCTGCCTGAAGACACGGTGAGG ATCTGGTTTTCCAACCGAAGAGCCAAATGGCGCCGACAAGAGAAGCTCAAGGGGGAAATGCGGTTTCCAG GTGCTTCCCGGGACCTGACTGTACCAAGTGCCTCCCCAGGGACCATCTCTGCACAG CAATCCCCCTGCAGTGTGTCCACAGCAGTCCTACCTGCCCTGGAACCCTTGGCTCCCTCCAGCTATCCGCGGTTCTGGGGGACAGCATCAGACAGATGTCTGAGTGACACTCCGCCACAAGCCTGTCTGAAGCCCTGCTGGGGTAAGAATCCAGGCCAG CCGAGCTCCC